A section of the Paracoccaceae bacterium genome encodes:
- a CDS encoding thioesterase, with protein sequence MTPKMTAAALQDFLATEFAQAAHFIVDAVTDAGVTVRRPVQQADLRPGGTVQGPTMFGLADVAAYLAILSRIGPVALAVTTNASIDFMRKPAAGSDLLAEARLLKLGRVLAVCDVLIFSKGVAEPVARASLTYSIPPNP encoded by the coding sequence ATGACACCCAAAATGACAGCCGCCGCATTGCAGGACTTCCTGGCGACCGAATTCGCACAGGCCGCCCATTTTATCGTCGATGCGGTGACCGATGCGGGCGTGACTGTCCGGCGACCAGTGCAGCAGGCCGATCTGCGCCCTGGTGGCACCGTGCAGGGCCCGACGATGTTCGGGCTGGCCGATGTTGCCGCTTATCTGGCGATCCTGTCGCGGATCGGGCCGGTGGCGTTGGCGGTGACGACCAATGCCTCGATTGATTTCATGAGGAAGCCTGCCGCCGGTTCCGACCTGCTGGCCGAGGCACGCCTGCTGAAGCTGGGGCGGGTGTTGGCGGTCTGCGACGTGCTGATCTTTTCGAAAGGGGTCGCAGAACCCGTCGCGCGGGCCAGCCTGACCTATTCGATCCCGCCCAATCCGTAG
- a CDS encoding DUF1801 domain-containing protein: MSPADFIDSLPEARAAEARALDTIFRRVTGWQPKKWGGKLIGYGQYHYRYASGREGDFLATGFSPLASKISLHILPGYSEFPQIAARLGPHTRGKSCWYIKRLADVDQTALEDLIRAGLDDLQQQWPVEAT, translated from the coding sequence ATGTCACCAGCCGACTTCATCGACAGCCTGCCAGAGGCGCGCGCGGCCGAGGCCCGCGCGCTGGACACGATCTTCCGCCGTGTGACCGGCTGGCAGCCGAAGAAATGGGGCGGCAAGCTGATCGGCTATGGGCAATACCACTATCGCTATGCTTCGGGTCGCGAGGGGGACTTTCTGGCGACCGGATTTTCCCCGCTGGCCAGCAAGATCAGCCTGCATATCCTGCCGGGGTATTCCGAATTCCCCCAGATTGCCGCGCGGCTTGGCCCACACACACGCGGCAAATCCTGCTGGTACATCAAACGGCTGGCGGATGTAGATCAAACGGCGCTGGAAGATCTGATCCGTGCCGGGCTGGACGACTTGCAGCAACAATGGCCGGTTGAGGCAACATAG